A window of the Henckelia pumila isolate YLH828 chromosome 3, ASM3356847v2, whole genome shotgun sequence genome harbors these coding sequences:
- the LOC140889239 gene encoding uncharacterized protein, whose translation MVEKPRAEWSNEDKKKENLDNVAKDILYITLDKNMFSKIKTCLTAKEIWEKLTQFCKRNDQTKENKLTIAMQMFDNAKMKLGETMTEFDEIFSNIIFELIALGKIYTNREIALKVMRALPREWDVKTITIRESKDLSKLELHDLFADLKENEFELGIRTEEDTSVSNPNKALTSTISPQPTEETSAKKTAEQMSGEAMSLFIKRFGKFMRKNNTKFNKSYYKQDHTENGLACYNCGKQGHFIADCTRPKNDERKQHVEKKKGKSEEDDIEVFKFNSSEFTQEELFKALNEMVTEYKKLSTSFEEVKTEKTCLIDKSRESRCLQQKELDDLKTKINLLAAENDDMK comes from the exons ATGGTTGAGAAACCCAGAGCAGAATGGAGTAATGAGgataaaaagaaagaaaatcttgACAACGTGGCTAAAGATATATTGTACATAACACtggacaaaaacatgtttagcaagatcaagACGTGCTTAACCGCAaaagaaatttgggagaaaCTCACTCAATTTTGCAAAAGGAACGATCAAACTAAAGAAAACAAACTTACTATAGCCATGCAAATGTTTGACAATGCCAAGATGAAACTGGGAGAAACAATGACTGAGTTTGATGAAATATTTAgcaatattatttttgaattgattgCTCTTGGAAAAATATATACTAATCGTGAAATTGCTTTGAAGGTTATGCGAGCATTGCCCAGAGAATGGGATGTCAAGACCATAACTATTAGAGAATCAAAGGACCTAAGCAAACTGGAGCTTCATGATTTATTTGCAGATCTCAAGGAAAACGAGTTTGAACTCGGAATCAGAACTGAGGAAGATACATCTGTCTCGAACCCCAACAAAGCACTGACATCAACTATCTCACCTCAACCAACTGAGGAAACATCAGCAAAGAAGACAGCTGAGCAGATGAGTGGAGAAGCAATGTCTCTCTTCATTAAAAGGTTTGGAAAATTCATGCGTAAGAATAACACAAAGTTTAACAAATCATATTATAAACAAGACCATACAGAGAATGGTCTTGCATGTTATAACTGTGGCAAgcaaggccacttcattgcagattgcactaGGCCTAAGAATGATGAGAGGAAGCAGCATGTTGAGAAGAAGAAAGGCAAG AGTGAGGAAGACGATATtgaggtatttaaatttaactCGTCTGAATTTACACAAGAAGAACTTTTTAAAGCACTTAATGAGATGGTCACTGAGTATAAGAAACTTTCTACATCATTTGAGGAAGTAAAAACAGAAAAGACATGTCTTATTGATAAGTCAAGGGAATCTAGATGTTTACAACAAAAAGAACTTGACGATCTAAAGACTAAGATAAACCTATTAGCAGCTgagaatgatgatatgaaatGA